From Lolium perenne isolate Kyuss_39 chromosome 5, Kyuss_2.0, whole genome shotgun sequence, a single genomic window includes:
- the LOC127302766 gene encoding pentatricopeptide repeat-containing protein At1g03100, mitochondrial isoform X1, which yields MGLAQMSKCGPLVHIQLTGPEISQRPPPRRAENKINPSLPPPASTRPPPRRSSPSASTRSLRAAPLRLPPPVYRCPPQDHRRSLLQAAPLLPPFLPIPRLHPQLYAPLKQQASQQPAARHGGRQAGRRQLAGLNPHFALASQVAAAPTQVGAGHQHCQLASLGAASASSGERTSRQMFRVGRICTRPNSARAVFAFLAGPQPFAGRGSTYRLDSKFLGTKCTGDEHIGFLNQKPRVGSCGACFSTATETVLVQARDSSQLALEIENAIDQRRFDDAWRAYEKHVHMDGFPRKSVLGKLITGFAVTCDAHRLNQSYSVVDHVSRDKIELLEREPLIYLSLILARCALPDLAVNVVRKLVKMEIYPPVAAWSAIVAHMCQTATGSFLAADMVMEIGYLFQNNRVDPRKKSNRPLLSMKPNSFTFSIVLTASLLFGTTKKAEQLLELMPRIGVKPEASLLIVMARIYEKNGHKDEIQKLKRHVDEACGLSESEFRQFYDCLLSCHLKFGDLDSAVDMVLDMLKKGKNAKRSLEAAKAVLEAVENNKIYLPYDKAGTENLGSPNKSVSTDSQMLNYVSFFKDKNFAKLELEARELHKLLSDKLQEQVGLVKSEHGILHPTETMYAKLVKAFLEADKISALASFLVKASKEDCPVSVESSFIVQVISACISVGLLEQAHDLLDEMRFSGIRVGSSIYSSLLKAYCKEGHHEDDITALLKDADQAGIQLDSSCYEHLIQSRTHRNNTTGALHLFKEMKNSNIQRSGHKEFEMLVQSCDNSEAALTTKLVEEVRSGHTVNHAIHDWNNVIHFFCKKRLMHDAHKALSKMRVLGHMPNAQTFHSLVTAYAAVGGKYVEVTDLWGEMKVLANSNSMKFDQELLDSLLYCFVRGGFFLRAMEVIELMEKCKMFIDKYKYKSLWLKYHRTLYKGKAPKVQTEAQLIRREAALHFKRWIGLT from the exons ATGGGCTTGGCCCAGATGTCAAAATGCGGCCCACTGGTGCATATCCAGCTGACCGGGCCGGAGATCAGTCAGAGACCGCCGCCGCGCCGGGCAGAAAACAAAATAAACCCTTCCCTTCCACCGCCGGCCTCCACCAGACCACCGCCGCGCCGCTCCTCTCCGTCGGCCTCCACCAGATCACTGCGCGCCGCTCCCCTCCGTCTCCCTCCACCAGTCTACCGCTGCCCTCCACAAGACCACCGCCGCTCCCTCCTGcaggctgctcctctccttcctcccTTCCTCCCCATTCCCCGACTCCACCCTCAGCTCTATGCACCCCTCAAGCAGCAGGCCAGTCAGCAGCCAGCAGCGAGGCACGGAGGCAGGCAGGCCGGCCGGCGGCAGCTCGCCGGTTTAAACCCCCACTTCGCACTCGCATCGCAGGTGGCAGCAGCACCCACCCAAG TTGGAGCAGGGCATCAACATTGTCAACTGGCGAGTCTTGGAGCTGCTTCGGCATCCTCAGGAGAGCGAACAAGCAG GCAAATGTTTCGTGTTGGAAGAATCTGTACAAGACCGAATTCAGCCCGTGCTGTATTTGCATTCCTTGCGGGTCCACAACCTTTCGCTGGTCGTGGCAGCACGTATCGCTTGGACAGTAAGTTTCTTGGGACTAAGTGCACCGGTGATGAACATATAGGATTCCTGAACCAGAAACCTCGTGTTGGTAGTTGCGGCGCGTGCTTTTCCACTGCTACCGAAACAGTTCTGGTCCAAGCCCGTGACTCGTCTCAGCTAGCATTGGAGATAGAGAACGCGATCGATCAGAGGAGGTTTGATGACGCGTGGAGGGCGTATGAGAAGCATGTTCACATGGACGGGTTCCCAAGAAAGTCTGTTTTGGGTAAGCTCATCACTGGCTTCGCGGTGACCTGTGATGCTCACAGGCTTAACCAGTCATACAGTGTGGTCGATCATGTATCTCGAGACAAGATTGAATTGTTGGAGAGGGAGCCCCTAATTTACCTATCTCTTATTCTAGCACGTTGCGCTCTTCCTGATCTTGCAGTCAATGTTGTGAGGAAGTTAGTAAAGATGGAAATATACCCACCCGTTGCTGCATGGTCTGCGATCGTTGCACATATGTGTCAAACTGCAACCGGTTCGTTTCTTGCTGCCGACATGGTCATGGAGATTGGATACCTTTTCCAGAATAATAGAGTTGATCCACGCAAGAAGAGCAATCGTCCATTGCTATCAATGAAACCCAATTCATTTACCTTCAGCATAGTTCTGACCGCATCCCTCTTGTTTGGCACTACTAAAAAGGCGGAACAGCTTCTTGAATTAATGCCCAGGATAGGGGTGAAACCGGAAGCTAGCTTGCTGATTGTCATGGCCCGTATATATGAAAAGAATGGACACAAGGATGAGATTCAGAAGTTGAAGAGGCATGTTGATGAGGCCTGTGGTCTAAGTGAATCAGAATTCAGGCAGTTCTATGATTGCCTGCTCTCCTGTCATTTAAAATTTGGGGATTTGGATTCTGCTGTGGATATGGTTTTGGATATGCTTAAAAAGGGTAAAAATGCTAAACGGTCACTAGAAGCAGCTAAAGCAGTCCTCGAAGCAGTTGAGAATAACAAAATTTATCTTCCTTATGACAAAGCAGGCACTGAAAATTTGGGTTCCCCGAATAAGTCTGTGTCTACTGATAGCCAAATGCTGAACTATGTTTCATTCTTCAAAGACAAGAACTTTGCAAAGCTTGAATTAGAGGCAAGAGAATTACACAAGTTATTATCAGATAAGCTCCAGGAACAGGTCGGACTAGTTAAATCTGAACATGGTATCCTCCATCCAACTGAAACAATGTATGCCAAACTTGTCAAAGCTTTTCTGGAAGCAGATAAGATCAGTGCATTGGCATCATTTCTTGTGAAAGCAAGCAAAGAAGACTGTCCAGTGTCTGTTGAGAGCTCCTTTATTGTCCAAGTAATAAGCGCATGTATTTCTGTTGGGTTATTAGAGCAAGCACATGATCTTCTTGACGAGATGAGATTTTCTGGAATTAGGGTTGGTTCTTCCATTTATTCGTCGCTCCTAAAAGCCTACTGCAAGGAGGGCCATCATGAAGATGATATAACTGCACTTCTGAAGGATGCTGATCAAGCAGGAATTCAGTTGGACTCAAGCTGCTATGAACATTTGATACAATCCAGGACACATCGCAATAACACCACAGGTGCTCTCCATCTTTTTAAAGAGATGAAGAACTCAAACATTCAAAGATCTGGTCACAAGGAGTTTGAGATGTTAGTTCAAAGCTGTGATAACAGTGAAGCTGCTTTGACGACTAAGCTAGTAGAAGAAGTCAGAAGTGGTCATACGGTTAATCATGCTATTCATGACTGGAATAATGTTATACATTTCTTCTGTAAGAAGAGATTAATGCATGATGCTCACAAAGCACTGAGCAAGATGCGTGTTTTAGGCCACATGCCCAATGCACAAACTTTCCATTCTTTAGTAACTGCTTATGCTGCTGTTGGTGGAAAATATGTGGAGGTGACGGACTTGTGGGGTGAAATGAAAGTTCTGGCGAACTCCAACTCAATGAAATTTGATCAAGAACTATTGGACTCTCTGTTGTATTGCTTTGTGAGAGGTGGTTTCTTTCTTCGAGCAATGGAAGTTATAGAATTGATGGAAAAATGCAAGATGTTTATAGATAAATACAAGTACAAGTCCCTGTGGCTTAAATATCACAGAACATTGTACAAAGGTAAAGCTCCCAAGGTGCAAACAGAAGCTCAATTGATAAGGAGAGAAGCAGCATTACATTTCAAGAGATGGATTGGGTTGACATGA
- the LOC127302766 gene encoding pentatricopeptide repeat-containing protein At1g03100, mitochondrial isoform X2 produces the protein MGLAQMSKCGPLVHIQLTGPEISQRPPPRRAENKINPSLPPPASTRPPPRRSSPSASTRSLRAAPLRLPPPVYRCPPQDHRRSLLQAAPLLPPFLPIPRLHPQLYAPLKQQASQQPAARHGGRQAGRRQLAGLNPHFALASQVAAAPTQGHQHCQLASLGAASASSGERTSRQMFRVGRICTRPNSARAVFAFLAGPQPFAGRGSTYRLDSKFLGTKCTGDEHIGFLNQKPRVGSCGACFSTATETVLVQARDSSQLALEIENAIDQRRFDDAWRAYEKHVHMDGFPRKSVLGKLITGFAVTCDAHRLNQSYSVVDHVSRDKIELLEREPLIYLSLILARCALPDLAVNVVRKLVKMEIYPPVAAWSAIVAHMCQTATGSFLAADMVMEIGYLFQNNRVDPRKKSNRPLLSMKPNSFTFSIVLTASLLFGTTKKAEQLLELMPRIGVKPEASLLIVMARIYEKNGHKDEIQKLKRHVDEACGLSESEFRQFYDCLLSCHLKFGDLDSAVDMVLDMLKKGKNAKRSLEAAKAVLEAVENNKIYLPYDKAGTENLGSPNKSVSTDSQMLNYVSFFKDKNFAKLELEARELHKLLSDKLQEQVGLVKSEHGILHPTETMYAKLVKAFLEADKISALASFLVKASKEDCPVSVESSFIVQVISACISVGLLEQAHDLLDEMRFSGIRVGSSIYSSLLKAYCKEGHHEDDITALLKDADQAGIQLDSSCYEHLIQSRTHRNNTTGALHLFKEMKNSNIQRSGHKEFEMLVQSCDNSEAALTTKLVEEVRSGHTVNHAIHDWNNVIHFFCKKRLMHDAHKALSKMRVLGHMPNAQTFHSLVTAYAAVGGKYVEVTDLWGEMKVLANSNSMKFDQELLDSLLYCFVRGGFFLRAMEVIELMEKCKMFIDKYKYKSLWLKYHRTLYKGKAPKVQTEAQLIRREAALHFKRWIGLT, from the exons ATGGGCTTGGCCCAGATGTCAAAATGCGGCCCACTGGTGCATATCCAGCTGACCGGGCCGGAGATCAGTCAGAGACCGCCGCCGCGCCGGGCAGAAAACAAAATAAACCCTTCCCTTCCACCGCCGGCCTCCACCAGACCACCGCCGCGCCGCTCCTCTCCGTCGGCCTCCACCAGATCACTGCGCGCCGCTCCCCTCCGTCTCCCTCCACCAGTCTACCGCTGCCCTCCACAAGACCACCGCCGCTCCCTCCTGcaggctgctcctctccttcctcccTTCCTCCCCATTCCCCGACTCCACCCTCAGCTCTATGCACCCCTCAAGCAGCAGGCCAGTCAGCAGCCAGCAGCGAGGCACGGAGGCAGGCAGGCCGGCCGGCGGCAGCTCGCCGGTTTAAACCCCCACTTCGCACTCGCATCGCAGGTGGCAGCAGCACCCACCCAAG GGCATCAACATTGTCAACTGGCGAGTCTTGGAGCTGCTTCGGCATCCTCAGGAGAGCGAACAAGCAG GCAAATGTTTCGTGTTGGAAGAATCTGTACAAGACCGAATTCAGCCCGTGCTGTATTTGCATTCCTTGCGGGTCCACAACCTTTCGCTGGTCGTGGCAGCACGTATCGCTTGGACAGTAAGTTTCTTGGGACTAAGTGCACCGGTGATGAACATATAGGATTCCTGAACCAGAAACCTCGTGTTGGTAGTTGCGGCGCGTGCTTTTCCACTGCTACCGAAACAGTTCTGGTCCAAGCCCGTGACTCGTCTCAGCTAGCATTGGAGATAGAGAACGCGATCGATCAGAGGAGGTTTGATGACGCGTGGAGGGCGTATGAGAAGCATGTTCACATGGACGGGTTCCCAAGAAAGTCTGTTTTGGGTAAGCTCATCACTGGCTTCGCGGTGACCTGTGATGCTCACAGGCTTAACCAGTCATACAGTGTGGTCGATCATGTATCTCGAGACAAGATTGAATTGTTGGAGAGGGAGCCCCTAATTTACCTATCTCTTATTCTAGCACGTTGCGCTCTTCCTGATCTTGCAGTCAATGTTGTGAGGAAGTTAGTAAAGATGGAAATATACCCACCCGTTGCTGCATGGTCTGCGATCGTTGCACATATGTGTCAAACTGCAACCGGTTCGTTTCTTGCTGCCGACATGGTCATGGAGATTGGATACCTTTTCCAGAATAATAGAGTTGATCCACGCAAGAAGAGCAATCGTCCATTGCTATCAATGAAACCCAATTCATTTACCTTCAGCATAGTTCTGACCGCATCCCTCTTGTTTGGCACTACTAAAAAGGCGGAACAGCTTCTTGAATTAATGCCCAGGATAGGGGTGAAACCGGAAGCTAGCTTGCTGATTGTCATGGCCCGTATATATGAAAAGAATGGACACAAGGATGAGATTCAGAAGTTGAAGAGGCATGTTGATGAGGCCTGTGGTCTAAGTGAATCAGAATTCAGGCAGTTCTATGATTGCCTGCTCTCCTGTCATTTAAAATTTGGGGATTTGGATTCTGCTGTGGATATGGTTTTGGATATGCTTAAAAAGGGTAAAAATGCTAAACGGTCACTAGAAGCAGCTAAAGCAGTCCTCGAAGCAGTTGAGAATAACAAAATTTATCTTCCTTATGACAAAGCAGGCACTGAAAATTTGGGTTCCCCGAATAAGTCTGTGTCTACTGATAGCCAAATGCTGAACTATGTTTCATTCTTCAAAGACAAGAACTTTGCAAAGCTTGAATTAGAGGCAAGAGAATTACACAAGTTATTATCAGATAAGCTCCAGGAACAGGTCGGACTAGTTAAATCTGAACATGGTATCCTCCATCCAACTGAAACAATGTATGCCAAACTTGTCAAAGCTTTTCTGGAAGCAGATAAGATCAGTGCATTGGCATCATTTCTTGTGAAAGCAAGCAAAGAAGACTGTCCAGTGTCTGTTGAGAGCTCCTTTATTGTCCAAGTAATAAGCGCATGTATTTCTGTTGGGTTATTAGAGCAAGCACATGATCTTCTTGACGAGATGAGATTTTCTGGAATTAGGGTTGGTTCTTCCATTTATTCGTCGCTCCTAAAAGCCTACTGCAAGGAGGGCCATCATGAAGATGATATAACTGCACTTCTGAAGGATGCTGATCAAGCAGGAATTCAGTTGGACTCAAGCTGCTATGAACATTTGATACAATCCAGGACACATCGCAATAACACCACAGGTGCTCTCCATCTTTTTAAAGAGATGAAGAACTCAAACATTCAAAGATCTGGTCACAAGGAGTTTGAGATGTTAGTTCAAAGCTGTGATAACAGTGAAGCTGCTTTGACGACTAAGCTAGTAGAAGAAGTCAGAAGTGGTCATACGGTTAATCATGCTATTCATGACTGGAATAATGTTATACATTTCTTCTGTAAGAAGAGATTAATGCATGATGCTCACAAAGCACTGAGCAAGATGCGTGTTTTAGGCCACATGCCCAATGCACAAACTTTCCATTCTTTAGTAACTGCTTATGCTGCTGTTGGTGGAAAATATGTGGAGGTGACGGACTTGTGGGGTGAAATGAAAGTTCTGGCGAACTCCAACTCAATGAAATTTGATCAAGAACTATTGGACTCTCTGTTGTATTGCTTTGTGAGAGGTGGTTTCTTTCTTCGAGCAATGGAAGTTATAGAATTGATGGAAAAATGCAAGATGTTTATAGATAAATACAAGTACAAGTCCCTGTGGCTTAAATATCACAGAACATTGTACAAAGGTAAAGCTCCCAAGGTGCAAACAGAAGCTCAATTGATAAGGAGAGAAGCAGCATTACATTTCAAGAGATGGATTGGGTTGACATGA
- the LOC127302766 gene encoding pentatricopeptide repeat-containing protein At1g03100, mitochondrial isoform X3, translated as MFRVGRICTRPNSARAVFAFLAGPQPFAGRGSTYRLDSKFLGTKCTGDEHIGFLNQKPRVGSCGACFSTATETVLVQARDSSQLALEIENAIDQRRFDDAWRAYEKHVHMDGFPRKSVLGKLITGFAVTCDAHRLNQSYSVVDHVSRDKIELLEREPLIYLSLILARCALPDLAVNVVRKLVKMEIYPPVAAWSAIVAHMCQTATGSFLAADMVMEIGYLFQNNRVDPRKKSNRPLLSMKPNSFTFSIVLTASLLFGTTKKAEQLLELMPRIGVKPEASLLIVMARIYEKNGHKDEIQKLKRHVDEACGLSESEFRQFYDCLLSCHLKFGDLDSAVDMVLDMLKKGKNAKRSLEAAKAVLEAVENNKIYLPYDKAGTENLGSPNKSVSTDSQMLNYVSFFKDKNFAKLELEARELHKLLSDKLQEQVGLVKSEHGILHPTETMYAKLVKAFLEADKISALASFLVKASKEDCPVSVESSFIVQVISACISVGLLEQAHDLLDEMRFSGIRVGSSIYSSLLKAYCKEGHHEDDITALLKDADQAGIQLDSSCYEHLIQSRTHRNNTTGALHLFKEMKNSNIQRSGHKEFEMLVQSCDNSEAALTTKLVEEVRSGHTVNHAIHDWNNVIHFFCKKRLMHDAHKALSKMRVLGHMPNAQTFHSLVTAYAAVGGKYVEVTDLWGEMKVLANSNSMKFDQELLDSLLYCFVRGGFFLRAMEVIELMEKCKMFIDKYKYKSLWLKYHRTLYKGKAPKVQTEAQLIRREAALHFKRWIGLT; from the coding sequence ATGTTTCGTGTTGGAAGAATCTGTACAAGACCGAATTCAGCCCGTGCTGTATTTGCATTCCTTGCGGGTCCACAACCTTTCGCTGGTCGTGGCAGCACGTATCGCTTGGACAGTAAGTTTCTTGGGACTAAGTGCACCGGTGATGAACATATAGGATTCCTGAACCAGAAACCTCGTGTTGGTAGTTGCGGCGCGTGCTTTTCCACTGCTACCGAAACAGTTCTGGTCCAAGCCCGTGACTCGTCTCAGCTAGCATTGGAGATAGAGAACGCGATCGATCAGAGGAGGTTTGATGACGCGTGGAGGGCGTATGAGAAGCATGTTCACATGGACGGGTTCCCAAGAAAGTCTGTTTTGGGTAAGCTCATCACTGGCTTCGCGGTGACCTGTGATGCTCACAGGCTTAACCAGTCATACAGTGTGGTCGATCATGTATCTCGAGACAAGATTGAATTGTTGGAGAGGGAGCCCCTAATTTACCTATCTCTTATTCTAGCACGTTGCGCTCTTCCTGATCTTGCAGTCAATGTTGTGAGGAAGTTAGTAAAGATGGAAATATACCCACCCGTTGCTGCATGGTCTGCGATCGTTGCACATATGTGTCAAACTGCAACCGGTTCGTTTCTTGCTGCCGACATGGTCATGGAGATTGGATACCTTTTCCAGAATAATAGAGTTGATCCACGCAAGAAGAGCAATCGTCCATTGCTATCAATGAAACCCAATTCATTTACCTTCAGCATAGTTCTGACCGCATCCCTCTTGTTTGGCACTACTAAAAAGGCGGAACAGCTTCTTGAATTAATGCCCAGGATAGGGGTGAAACCGGAAGCTAGCTTGCTGATTGTCATGGCCCGTATATATGAAAAGAATGGACACAAGGATGAGATTCAGAAGTTGAAGAGGCATGTTGATGAGGCCTGTGGTCTAAGTGAATCAGAATTCAGGCAGTTCTATGATTGCCTGCTCTCCTGTCATTTAAAATTTGGGGATTTGGATTCTGCTGTGGATATGGTTTTGGATATGCTTAAAAAGGGTAAAAATGCTAAACGGTCACTAGAAGCAGCTAAAGCAGTCCTCGAAGCAGTTGAGAATAACAAAATTTATCTTCCTTATGACAAAGCAGGCACTGAAAATTTGGGTTCCCCGAATAAGTCTGTGTCTACTGATAGCCAAATGCTGAACTATGTTTCATTCTTCAAAGACAAGAACTTTGCAAAGCTTGAATTAGAGGCAAGAGAATTACACAAGTTATTATCAGATAAGCTCCAGGAACAGGTCGGACTAGTTAAATCTGAACATGGTATCCTCCATCCAACTGAAACAATGTATGCCAAACTTGTCAAAGCTTTTCTGGAAGCAGATAAGATCAGTGCATTGGCATCATTTCTTGTGAAAGCAAGCAAAGAAGACTGTCCAGTGTCTGTTGAGAGCTCCTTTATTGTCCAAGTAATAAGCGCATGTATTTCTGTTGGGTTATTAGAGCAAGCACATGATCTTCTTGACGAGATGAGATTTTCTGGAATTAGGGTTGGTTCTTCCATTTATTCGTCGCTCCTAAAAGCCTACTGCAAGGAGGGCCATCATGAAGATGATATAACTGCACTTCTGAAGGATGCTGATCAAGCAGGAATTCAGTTGGACTCAAGCTGCTATGAACATTTGATACAATCCAGGACACATCGCAATAACACCACAGGTGCTCTCCATCTTTTTAAAGAGATGAAGAACTCAAACATTCAAAGATCTGGTCACAAGGAGTTTGAGATGTTAGTTCAAAGCTGTGATAACAGTGAAGCTGCTTTGACGACTAAGCTAGTAGAAGAAGTCAGAAGTGGTCATACGGTTAATCATGCTATTCATGACTGGAATAATGTTATACATTTCTTCTGTAAGAAGAGATTAATGCATGATGCTCACAAAGCACTGAGCAAGATGCGTGTTTTAGGCCACATGCCCAATGCACAAACTTTCCATTCTTTAGTAACTGCTTATGCTGCTGTTGGTGGAAAATATGTGGAGGTGACGGACTTGTGGGGTGAAATGAAAGTTCTGGCGAACTCCAACTCAATGAAATTTGATCAAGAACTATTGGACTCTCTGTTGTATTGCTTTGTGAGAGGTGGTTTCTTTCTTCGAGCAATGGAAGTTATAGAATTGATGGAAAAATGCAAGATGTTTATAGATAAATACAAGTACAAGTCCCTGTGGCTTAAATATCACAGAACATTGTACAAAGGTAAAGCTCCCAAGGTGCAAACAGAAGCTCAATTGATAAGGAGAGAAGCAGCATTACATTTCAAGAGATGGATTGGGTTGACATGA